In Vigna unguiculata cultivar IT97K-499-35 chromosome 3, ASM411807v1, whole genome shotgun sequence, a single genomic region encodes these proteins:
- the LOC114178582 gene encoding 36.4 kDa proline-rich protein, whose translation MESSKIHAYLFLCMLFVSSATPILGCGYCGKPKKQNPSKKPKTTPVVKPPVTLPPISLPPVVKPPVTVPPVTVPPILKPPVLLPPVTLPPIAKPPVTVPPVTVPPVLKPPISLPIPPIVKPPVILPPVLNPPSTPGKGGYSPCPPPKSPAQATCPIDTLKLGACVDLLGGLVHVGLGDPVTNQCCPVLQGLVEVEAAACLCTTLKLKLLNLNIYVPLALQLLVACGKSPPPGYTCSL comes from the coding sequence ATGGAGTCCTCAAAGATCCATGCTTATCTCTTCCTTTGCATGCTCTTCGTCTCCTCCGCCACTCCCATTCTAGGCTGTGGCTACTGCGGCAAACCCAAGAAGCAAAACCCAAGTAAAAAACCAAAGACCACACCCGTTGTTAAGCCCCCTGTCACCCTCCCTCCCATCTCTCTTCCTCCCGTCGTTAAGCCACCGGTCACCGTTCCTCCCGTCACCGTCCCTCCCATTCTCAAACCGCCCGTCCTCCTTCCCCCCGTCACTCTCCCTCCCATTGCGAAACCGCCAGTCACCGTTCCCCCCGTCACCGTCCCCCCAGTTTTGAAGCCACCCATTTCACTCCCCATTCCGCCGATAGTGAAGCCCCCGGTGATTCTCCCGCCCGTGCTTAACCCACCAAGCACTCCGGGGAAGGGAGGGTACAGTCCGTGCCCGCCACCCAAGTCTCCGGCACAGGCTACGTGCCCCATTGACACTCTCAAACTCGGTGCCTGCGTGGATCTGCTTGGCGGCTTGGTTCACGTTGGCCTCGGAGACCCGGTTACCAACCAGTGTTGTCCGGTGCTTCAAGGACTGGTTGAGGTTGAAGCTGCCGCCTGCCTCTGCACCACTCTTAAGCTCAAGCTTCTGAACCTCAACATTTATGTCCCTCTTGCCCTTCAGCTCCTTGTTGCTTGTGGCAAGTCCCCTCCCCCTGGTTACACCTGCTCCCTCTAA